The Herminiimonas arsenitoxidans genome window below encodes:
- the pseG gene encoding UDP-2,4-diacetamido-2,4,6-trideoxy-beta-L-altropyranose hydrolase: MVWAFMCCESISSKNIDDITGAGLQNDNKKIAFRVDASLLIGTGHLMRCLTLADALKQFGINSCFVSRHMPIHLRDLLVSKGHEFKLLSAMHNDSAISHLAHAKWLGVPQKCDAQDTIDALFGQSWDWLIVDHYGLDIHWESALRRAVGQIMVIDDIADRQHDCDVLVDQNLYEEMNSRYSDKVPKDCRLLLGPRYALLREKFRQLREQIKPNRGVVKNILVFFGGVDADNYTGRVIEALSAMDVSALHVNVVIGAQQPYREQIEVACKRYGFICHVQIDRMAELMVEADLSIGAGGGATWERCCLGLPALVLSTADNQKKQLTDAAKRGLVYAPDVDGDIENFVTRHVIALIENPSLRNFLSANGMQAVDARGALRIINALGNSSIEMRVATIDDSRDLFNWRNDPAIRAFSRNTESIAWHDHQHWLNAVLTDPSRILLVGLVQDMPVGVVRYDLEEKSAEISIYLVPDKFSSGLGTELLLAAEMWLRKKLPMVRSIHAHVLGGNERSMRLFDSAGYASELTRFTKRLKQDE; the protein is encoded by the coding sequence TTGGTTTGGGCTTTCATGTGTTGCGAATCGATAAGTTCAAAAAATATTGACGATATTACTGGTGCTGGTTTGCAAAACGATAATAAAAAAATTGCATTTCGAGTAGACGCCTCTTTGTTAATTGGTACCGGGCATTTGATGCGTTGCTTGACTCTGGCGGATGCATTGAAACAGTTCGGAATTAATTCCTGTTTCGTTAGTCGCCATATGCCTATTCATTTGCGCGACCTCCTTGTAAGCAAGGGGCATGAATTTAAGTTGCTCAGCGCTATGCACAATGATAGTGCTATAAGTCATCTTGCTCACGCTAAATGGCTAGGTGTCCCACAGAAGTGCGATGCGCAAGATACTATTGATGCCTTGTTCGGCCAATCTTGGGATTGGTTGATCGTTGACCACTATGGGTTAGATATACATTGGGAAAGTGCATTGCGTAGGGCTGTCGGGCAGATTATGGTCATTGATGACATCGCTGACCGTCAGCACGATTGCGATGTATTAGTAGATCAAAATCTATATGAGGAAATGAACAGTCGATACAGCGATAAAGTGCCGAAAGATTGTCGCCTATTGTTAGGGCCTCGGTATGCGCTGTTGCGTGAAAAGTTTCGGCAGTTGCGTGAACAGATCAAGCCGAACCGAGGGGTAGTCAAGAATATATTGGTGTTTTTCGGTGGTGTGGATGCCGATAACTACACTGGGCGGGTAATTGAAGCGTTGTCTGCGATGGATGTGTCAGCTTTGCATGTCAATGTGGTGATAGGTGCACAGCAACCTTATCGTGAGCAGATTGAGGTTGCTTGTAAACGATATGGATTTATTTGTCATGTTCAAATTGATCGCATGGCTGAACTGATGGTGGAGGCTGATCTGTCTATCGGTGCGGGTGGTGGAGCAACATGGGAGCGTTGCTGCCTTGGTTTACCTGCCTTGGTACTGAGTACGGCAGATAATCAGAAGAAGCAGCTTACGGATGCGGCCAAGAGAGGATTGGTATATGCCCCTGATGTTGATGGTGATATTGAGAATTTTGTCACCAGACACGTGATTGCCTTGATTGAAAATCCGTCCTTGCGTAATTTTCTGTCAGCCAATGGTATGCAAGCTGTTGATGCCCGAGGAGCCTTGCGTATCATTAATGCATTGGGCAACAGCAGTATTGAAATGCGTGTTGCTACTATCGATGATTCTCGAGATCTATTTAATTGGCGTAATGATCCAGCCATTCGTGCATTCTCTCGCAACACGGAATCGATTGCGTGGCATGACCACCAACACTGGTTGAATGCTGTGCTCACTGACCCAAGCAGAATTTTGTTGGTAGGCTTAGTACAGGATATGCCAGTAGGTGTAGTGCGATACGATCTAGAAGAGAAGAGTGCTGAGATTTCGATCTATTTGGTACCAGACAAGTTTTCGTCTGGTCTAGGGACGGAATTATTATTGGCGGCTGAAATGTGGTTGAGAAAAAAACTACCGATGGTTCGCTCTATACATGCTCATGTGTTGGGTGGCAATGAACGTTCAATGCGCCTGTTTGACAGTGCAGGTTACGCTAGTGAGCTTACCCGTTTTACGAAAAGGTTGAAGCAAGATGAATGA
- the pseI gene encoding pseudaminic acid synthase yields MNEAITIADRQVGQGHVPFVIAEMSGNHNQSLDRALEIVDAAARSGAHALKIQTYTPDTMTIDLDEREFHISDPNSLWSGTSLYKLYGEAYTPWEWHAAIFARAREKGMIPFSSPFDATAVDFLENLNVACYKIASFENTDLPLIHRVASTGKPLIISTGMATLAELDESVRVARKAGCKNLILLKCTSTYPATAANTNILTIPHMRELFDCEVGLSDHTMGIGVAVASVALGATIIEKHFTLDRADGGVDSAFSMEPAEMTQLVLETGRAWEALGGVSYGPTEAEKKSTQFRRSLYIVQDLKAGDELTRENVRAIRPGLGLPTKYLEHVLGKVVKHNVRRGTAIRWDLIR; encoded by the coding sequence ATGAATGAAGCGATAACGATTGCGGATCGCCAAGTAGGACAAGGCCATGTGCCGTTCGTGATTGCTGAAATGTCTGGCAATCACAATCAGTCACTTGATCGTGCATTGGAGATTGTGGATGCAGCTGCGCGGTCAGGTGCGCACGCATTGAAGATCCAAACCTATACACCAGACACAATGACGATTGATCTTGACGAGCGCGAGTTTCATATCAGTGATCCGAACAGTCTGTGGTCCGGGACCTCACTGTACAAGCTGTACGGTGAGGCATATACGCCATGGGAGTGGCATGCGGCGATTTTTGCGCGTGCGCGGGAAAAGGGAATGATCCCATTTAGTTCTCCTTTTGATGCAACAGCGGTCGACTTCCTCGAAAATCTGAATGTTGCCTGTTACAAGATTGCTTCGTTTGAGAACACTGATTTGCCTTTAATTCATCGTGTAGCATCGACCGGAAAGCCGTTAATCATTTCGACCGGTATGGCGACTCTAGCTGAGCTTGATGAGTCAGTACGCGTCGCACGGAAGGCTGGGTGCAAGAATTTGATTCTACTCAAATGTACTAGTACCTATCCCGCTACTGCGGCTAATACGAACATATTGACCATCCCGCACATGCGCGAGCTCTTTGATTGTGAAGTAGGTCTGTCTGACCATACGATGGGCATTGGCGTTGCTGTAGCAAGCGTGGCACTTGGTGCCACGATCATCGAGAAGCACTTTACGCTCGATCGTGCAGATGGCGGCGTTGACAGCGCTTTCTCGATGGAACCGGCTGAAATGACTCAACTGGTGTTGGAAACTGGGCGGGCATGGGAGGCATTGGGAGGTGTAAGCTATGGTCCAACAGAGGCTGAAAAAAAATCGACTCAATTTCGACGTTCACTGTATATAGTGCAAGACCTTAAGGCGGGAGACGAATTGACGCGCGAAAATGTGCGCGCGATTCGTCCGGGTTTGGGCTTGCCGACGAAGTATCTTGAGCATGTATTGGGTAAAGTGGTAAAGCATAATGTAAGGCGTGGGACAGCAATAAGGTGGGATCTAATCAGATAA
- a CDS encoding class I SAM-dependent methyltransferase, with the protein MNTLTEQQIRPAQFMAKQRIAALTDIGRLLSRCGEFVQVNCPACNANDHEPKFEKNGMSYVTCKECQTFYVNPRPTSEVLGWFYQGSPNYAYWNDVIFPASEAARLERIFVPRVDRLLELCSKYDVQTNSILEIGAGFGTFCSEVKRRNVFSRVVAVEPTPDLAKTCRERGIDVLEQPVEQIQLGVDELFDVVASFEVIEHLFAPIDFVRHMARLLKPGGIMMLTCPNGRGFDIETLGAASNTVDHEHLNYFSPESLATLLVHCGMEVLESFTPGKLDAELVRNKILAGEFDVSEQPFLRKVLIEDWNQLGIPFQEFLVQQGLSSNMWIVARKFHG; encoded by the coding sequence GTGAACACTTTAACAGAACAGCAAATACGGCCAGCACAGTTTATGGCTAAACAACGTATCGCAGCGTTGACGGATATCGGCAGACTTTTATCAAGGTGTGGAGAATTTGTTCAGGTGAATTGTCCGGCTTGTAATGCTAATGATCACGAGCCGAAATTCGAAAAAAATGGAATGAGTTACGTTACTTGCAAAGAGTGCCAAACTTTTTACGTTAATCCTAGACCGACCTCAGAGGTTTTAGGGTGGTTTTATCAAGGCTCTCCCAATTATGCGTATTGGAATGACGTTATCTTCCCTGCTTCGGAAGCCGCAAGGCTTGAGCGAATTTTCGTTCCACGGGTAGATCGTTTGTTGGAGCTTTGCAGTAAGTACGATGTTCAAACAAATTCGATATTGGAGATCGGGGCAGGATTCGGTACTTTCTGCTCAGAAGTGAAAAGACGTAATGTATTTTCCCGCGTGGTGGCGGTTGAACCTACACCTGATCTTGCAAAAACATGCAGGGAGAGGGGTATTGATGTGCTGGAACAGCCAGTTGAACAAATTCAATTGGGTGTGGATGAACTATTTGATGTGGTGGCGAGTTTTGAGGTCATAGAACATTTGTTTGCGCCGATTGATTTTGTTCGGCATATGGCTCGTTTACTAAAGCCAGGTGGAATTATGATGCTGACATGCCCGAATGGACGTGGCTTTGATATTGAGACTTTGGGTGCGGCAAGTAACACAGTTGATCATGAGCATTTAAATTACTTTAGCCCGGAATCATTGGCCACACTACTTGTCCATTGTGGAATGGAAGTGCTTGAGAGTTTTACTCCGGGGAAATTGGATGCTGAGCTAGTAAGAAATAAGATTCTTGCTGGCGAATTTGACGTGTCAGAACAACCCTTCCTGAGAAAAGTACTAATCGAAGATTGGAATCAATTAGGCATACCTTTCCAAGAATTTTTGGTGCAACAAGGGCTCTCTTCCAATATGTGGATAGTAGCGAGAAAGTTTCACGGCTAA